The Deinococcus sonorensis KR-87 genome includes a window with the following:
- the glgP gene encoding alpha-glucan family phosphorylase has translation MNVIGKVTVLPRLPQAVARLEELAYNLYWSWTPRAQELYSELDPVIWERFQRNPVRTLLEVPAERMAEVAADPAYLERYRAVLADFDAYMGLTDTWASRNAASLQQGGVAYFSMEYAFHECLPIYSGGLGVLAGDHCKSASDLGLPFTAVGMLFRQGYFTQLFNKDGWQQERYDELDLTTLPIRPARTASGDEARVSVRVAGRDVALRVWQLQVGRIRVLLLDSDVPENSEDDRKLTARLYGGNQELRIQQYLLLGIGGVRALRALNVPASVYHMNEGHAAFMALERIRERVAAGLDFRAATEAVASATLFTTHTPVPAGNDAYAYDLTDRYLGEWAAQLSTTRDELYELARQEQFWDNRWVPSFSMSVFALRMSRAANGVSELHGEVSRGLWNFLYPGAEQDEVPIGHVTNGAHNLTFLAQPFRDLYSTVLPQDWTERLEDKAMWQAIREIPDAELARTQHTLKTEMISFVRSRLKEQLERNGASASDVAAAEQVLSPDALTIGFARRFATYKRATLLFRDKARLSRIVNNPERPVQFVFAGKAHPADNPGKAFIQEIYRVSQEPEFQGKIVILENYDMNVARHLVQGVDVWMNNPRRPLEASGTSGMKASFNGAPNFSVLDGWWREGYDGKNGWPIGDEREYADLNVQDDADSFSLYRTLEEQIVPLYYRRDAQGQNHGWLDTVRQAIITVNPEFSMQRQVIDYTRNYYLTLNTRHDEVEADGAQLARNLGGWKAWIRQQWPHTSLQASAQLPASVQPGEQVTVAAQVNPAGIADGELRVEAVLKRGETLSRVPLESRGQGRYEASIPLEDSGLYSIGVRMMPTKEGLGNEFELGLIKWA, from the coding sequence ATGAATGTTATCGGGAAAGTCACCGTGCTGCCGCGCCTGCCCCAGGCTGTGGCCCGTCTGGAAGAGCTGGCCTACAACCTGTACTGGTCATGGACCCCCAGGGCTCAGGAGCTGTACTCGGAACTGGATCCGGTAATTTGGGAGCGCTTCCAACGCAACCCGGTGCGGACCCTGCTGGAGGTTCCGGCCGAGCGGATGGCCGAGGTTGCAGCGGACCCCGCCTACCTGGAGCGCTACCGTGCGGTGCTGGCGGATTTTGATGCCTACATGGGCCTGACGGACACCTGGGCCAGCCGCAACGCGGCCTCGCTGCAGCAGGGCGGCGTGGCCTATTTCAGCATGGAGTACGCCTTTCACGAGTGCCTGCCGATCTATTCGGGCGGCCTGGGCGTGCTGGCCGGCGACCACTGCAAGAGCGCCTCGGACCTGGGGCTGCCGTTCACGGCGGTGGGCATGCTGTTCCGCCAGGGCTACTTCACCCAGCTGTTCAACAAGGACGGCTGGCAGCAGGAACGCTACGACGAGCTGGACCTGACCACCCTGCCGATCCGTCCGGCCCGCACCGCGTCGGGCGACGAGGCGCGCGTGAGCGTGCGGGTGGCCGGGCGCGACGTGGCACTGCGGGTGTGGCAGCTGCAGGTGGGGCGCATCCGGGTGCTGCTGCTCGACAGCGACGTGCCGGAGAACAGCGAGGACGACCGCAAGCTGACGGCCCGGCTGTACGGCGGCAACCAGGAGCTGCGCATCCAGCAGTACCTGCTGCTGGGCATCGGCGGGGTGCGGGCGCTGCGCGCGCTGAACGTGCCGGCCAGCGTGTACCACATGAACGAGGGCCACGCGGCCTTCATGGCGCTGGAGCGCATCCGCGAGCGGGTGGCCGCGGGCCTGGACTTCCGGGCCGCCACCGAGGCGGTGGCCAGCGCCACCCTGTTCACCACGCACACACCGGTTCCGGCCGGCAACGACGCCTATGCCTACGACCTGACCGACCGCTACCTGGGCGAGTGGGCCGCCCAGCTGTCCACCACCCGCGACGAGCTGTACGAGCTGGCGCGCCAGGAACAGTTCTGGGACAACCGCTGGGTGCCGAGCTTCAGCATGAGCGTGTTCGCGCTGCGCATGAGCCGCGCGGCCAACGGCGTCTCGGAACTGCACGGCGAGGTGTCGCGCGGGCTGTGGAACTTCCTGTACCCCGGCGCCGAGCAGGATGAGGTGCCGATCGGGCACGTGACCAACGGCGCCCACAACCTGACCTTCCTGGCCCAGCCGTTCCGCGACCTGTACAGCACCGTGCTGCCGCAGGACTGGACCGAGCGGCTGGAGGACAAGGCCATGTGGCAGGCCATCCGGGAGATCCCGGACGCGGAACTGGCCCGCACCCAGCACACCCTCAAGACCGAGATGATCAGCTTCGTGCGCTCGCGGCTCAAGGAGCAGCTGGAACGCAACGGGGCCAGCGCCTCGGACGTGGCCGCCGCCGAGCAGGTGCTGAGCCCGGACGCCCTGACCATCGGGTTTGCCCGCCGCTTCGCCACCTACAAGCGCGCCACCCTGCTGTTCCGCGACAAGGCCCGCCTGTCGCGGATCGTGAATAATCCGGAGCGCCCGGTGCAGTTCGTGTTCGCCGGCAAGGCGCACCCGGCCGACAACCCCGGCAAGGCCTTCATCCAGGAGATCTACCGGGTGTCGCAGGAGCCGGAGTTCCAGGGCAAGATCGTGATCCTGGAGAACTACGACATGAACGTGGCCCGTCACCTCGTGCAGGGCGTGGACGTGTGGATGAACAACCCGCGCCGCCCGCTGGAAGCCTCCGGCACCAGCGGCATGAAGGCCAGCTTCAACGGCGCGCCGAACTTCAGCGTGCTGGACGGCTGGTGGCGCGAAGGCTACGACGGCAAGAACGGCTGGCCGATCGGGGACGAGCGCGAGTACGCCGACCTGAACGTGCAGGACGACGCCGACAGCTTCAGCCTGTACCGCACGCTGGAGGAGCAGATCGTGCCGCTGTACTACCGCCGCGACGCCCAGGGGCAGAACCATGGCTGGCTGGACACGGTGCGGCAGGCGATCATCACGGTGAACCCGGAATTCAGCATGCAGCGGCAGGTCATTGACTACACCCGTAACTACTACCTGACCCTGAACACCCGCCACGACGAGGTGGAGGCGGACGGCGCCCAGCTGGCCCGCAACCTGGGCGGCTGGAAGGCCTGGATCCGCCAGCAGTGGCCGCACACCAGCCTGCAGGCCAGCGCCCAGCTGCCGGCCAGCGTGCAGCCGGGTGAGCAGGTGACGGTGGCGGCCCAGGTGAACCCGGCCGGTATCGCCGACGGTGAGCTGCGGGTGGAGGCGGTCCTGAAGCGCGGCGAAACGCTCAGCCGGGTGCCGCTGGAGAGCCGGGGCCAGGGCCGCTATGAGGCGAGCATTCCGCTGGAGGACAGCGGTCTGTACAGCATCGGCGTGCGGATGATGCCGACCAAGGAGGGCCTGGGCAACGAGTTCGAGCTGGGCCTGATCAAGTGGGCGTAA
- a CDS encoding ABC transporter permease subunit yields MTVSSEVVQTRRARPLVPRLRTGWSDGLVRWLIPVLLLAVWQLASSLGWLNARVLPAPGAVLTAFWTLIQNGQLEGHFLASLKRAAVGVAIGAGLGFSVGIVNGTLRLPYLLTDSSIQMIRTVPSLALIPLVIVWFGIGEAGKIFLIALATFFPVYINTLHGVRGIDPRLLEMGRVYGVKPAEQFRRIVLPGALPSVLVGLRYALGISWLALVVSESFGASQGIGFLAMDAREFFRTDIIVLAIVIYALIGKAADSLVRVLEHRWLPWRTGGQA; encoded by the coding sequence GTGACGGTTTCGAGTGAGGTGGTCCAGACCCGCCGGGCGCGTCCGCTCGTGCCCCGCCTCCGCACCGGCTGGTCGGACGGGCTGGTGCGCTGGCTGATTCCGGTGCTGCTGCTGGCCGTGTGGCAGCTGGCCAGCAGCCTCGGCTGGCTGAACGCCCGGGTGCTGCCCGCGCCCGGGGCGGTGCTCACGGCCTTCTGGACCCTGATCCAGAACGGGCAGCTGGAAGGGCATTTCCTGGCCAGCCTGAAGCGGGCGGCGGTGGGCGTGGCCATCGGGGCGGGGCTGGGGTTCTCGGTGGGCATCGTGAACGGCACGCTGCGGCTGCCGTACCTGCTCACCGACTCCAGCATCCAGATGATCCGCACCGTGCCGAGCCTGGCGCTGATTCCGCTGGTCATCGTGTGGTTCGGCATCGGGGAGGCGGGCAAGATCTTCCTGATCGCGCTGGCCACCTTCTTCCCGGTGTACATCAACACGCTGCACGGCGTGCGCGGTATCGACCCGCGCCTGCTGGAGATGGGCCGCGTGTACGGCGTGAAGCCCGCCGAGCAGTTCCGGCGCATCGTGCTGCCCGGCGCCCTGCCGAGCGTGCTGGTGGGGCTGCGCTACGCCCTGGGCATCAGCTGGCTGGCCCTGGTGGTGAGCGAGTCGTTCGGGGCGAGCCAGGGCATCGGGTTCCTGGCGATGGATGCCCGCGAGTTCTTCCGGACCGACATCATCGTGCTGGCCATCGTGATCTACGCGCTGATCGGCAAGGCGGCCGACAGTCTGGTGCGGGTCCTGGAACACCGCTGGCTGCCGTGGCGCACCGGAGGGCAGGCATGA
- a CDS encoding ABC transporter ATP-binding protein: MTDDLAVRVSGLTKTYRIHEKEPGLLGSLRSFTHRKFRDVNAVQDISFSLRPGEMVGFLGPNGAGKTTTLKMLSGLLHPSGGQVLVDGFEPRRRQTAFLKGITLVMGQKQQLVWDLPAYDSFLVNQAIYEIPEAQFQATMREYAEVLDLEPILRKQVRKLSLGERMKCELAAALLHRPRVLFLDEPTIGLDVNMQVAVRDFVRLYNERYQATVMLTSHYMADVTALASRILVIDAGRLVFDGDLNALIERGSPDKTVRLQLSRPATEAQLARYGRVLRLDGLDADLQIPRAHVSARAAALLRELEVADLTVEDPPIEQVIGQLFGHGRTEVVHGP, encoded by the coding sequence ATGACCGACGACCTGGCAGTGCGGGTGAGCGGGCTCACCAAGACCTACCGGATTCACGAGAAGGAGCCGGGGCTGCTGGGCAGCCTGCGCAGCTTCACGCACCGGAAGTTCCGTGACGTGAACGCCGTGCAGGACATCAGCTTCAGCCTGCGGCCCGGCGAGATGGTCGGCTTCCTGGGGCCCAACGGTGCGGGCAAGACCACCACCCTGAAGATGCTCTCCGGGCTGCTGCATCCGTCCGGCGGTCAGGTGCTGGTGGACGGCTTTGAGCCGCGCCGCCGCCAGACCGCGTTTCTCAAGGGCATCACGCTGGTGATGGGGCAGAAGCAGCAGCTGGTCTGGGACCTGCCGGCCTACGACAGCTTCCTGGTCAATCAGGCGATCTACGAGATTCCGGAAGCGCAGTTTCAGGCCACCATGCGCGAGTACGCCGAAGTGCTGGACCTCGAGCCGATCCTGCGCAAGCAGGTCCGCAAGCTCAGCCTGGGCGAGCGCATGAAGTGCGAGCTGGCCGCCGCCCTGCTGCACCGCCCGCGCGTGCTGTTCCTGGACGAGCCGACCATCGGGCTGGACGTGAACATGCAGGTGGCGGTGCGCGACTTCGTTCGGCTGTACAACGAGCGGTATCAGGCGACCGTGATGCTCACCAGCCACTACATGGCCGACGTGACAGCGCTGGCCAGCCGCATCCTGGTCATCGACGCCGGGCGGCTGGTCTTCGACGGCGACCTGAACGCGCTGATCGAGCGCGGCAGCCCCGACAAGACGGTGCGCCTGCAGCTGTCGCGGCCCGCCACCGAAGCCCAGCTGGCGCGGTACGGTCGGGTGCTGCGGCTGGACGGGCTGGACGCCGACCTGCAGATTCCGCGCGCCCACGTGAGCGCCCGCGCCGCCGCCCTGCTGCGCGAACTGGAGGTGGCCGACCTGACGGTGGAGGACCCGCCCATCGAGCAGGTGATCGGGCAGCTGTTCGGGCACGGCCGGACGGAGGTGGTGCATGGCCCGTAG
- a CDS encoding ABC transporter permease, which produces MARSRLVTPVSLVKARVLLANGFASMTAYRAEIIIWMLSGTLALVMMLIWMAQASRAAGGEIGGYNGQDFASYFLSVWVTGQLLVAWVAWELDFQIRQGTLSPQLLRPLDPLWVHYFHHLAERIVRLPFMVLLVALFAWLTGAHFSSNPLDYLIFLVLAMVGFTMRFLWEYCTGLLAFWMESSTALSELNWLLYAALGGFFAPLSFYPPLVQDIARWTPFPYMVGLPAQLLAGKATLAQASWGLLVLAGWTVAFWLLRAWMWRSGLRRYGAVGA; this is translated from the coding sequence ATGGCCCGTAGCCGCCTCGTAACACCGGTCTCGCTGGTCAAGGCGCGCGTGCTGCTCGCTAACGGCTTTGCCAGCATGACCGCCTACCGGGCCGAGATCATCATCTGGATGCTGTCCGGCACCCTGGCGCTGGTGATGATGCTGATCTGGATGGCCCAGGCCTCCCGGGCAGCCGGCGGTGAGATCGGCGGGTACAACGGCCAGGATTTTGCCAGCTACTTCCTGAGCGTGTGGGTGACCGGGCAGCTGCTGGTGGCCTGGGTCGCCTGGGAGCTGGACTTCCAGATCCGCCAGGGCACGCTGTCGCCGCAGCTGCTGCGCCCGCTGGACCCGCTGTGGGTGCACTACTTCCATCATCTGGCCGAGCGAATCGTGCGGCTGCCGTTCATGGTGTTGCTGGTGGCGCTGTTCGCGTGGCTGACCGGCGCCCATTTCAGCAGCAACCCGCTGGACTACCTGATCTTTCTGGTGCTCGCGATGGTCGGCTTCACCATGCGCTTCCTCTGGGAGTACTGCACCGGCCTGCTCGCGTTCTGGATGGAATCGTCCACGGCGCTCAGCGAGCTGAACTGGCTGCTGTATGCCGCCCTGGGCGGATTCTTCGCGCCGCTGAGCTTCTACCCGCCGCTGGTGCAGGACATCGCCCGCTGGACCCCCTTCCCGTACATGGTGGGGCTGCCGGCTCAGCTGCTGGCCGGCAAGGCCACGCTGGCCCAGGCCAGCTGGGGTCTGCTGGTGCTGGCCGGCTGGACGGTCGCCTTCTGGCTGCTGCGCGCGTGGATGTGGCGCTCCGGGCTGCGGCGCTACGGGGCGGTGGGCGCGTGA
- a CDS encoding ABC transporter permease, with product MRRYLRVTRVFLAATLSAGLEYRINFVAALLSSLGNSAVALLGLSLFYSRSGGGTLGGWSYPQALLVVGFFMLAQGFISVVLQPNLNKIAEAIRTGTMDFTLLKPIDAQWSVSTRNLNLLRLGDVLVGVAILIWALLQLDGVRLGGVLLSALLFFCALMSVYSVWFMLSTTAFWLVKTENITELFNGVFGAARFPVAAFPAPVQLALTFVIPVAFVTTVPAQAVTGSLSPTLGLLAPLIALLLFLGSRLFWRHALASYTSASS from the coding sequence GTGAGGCGCTACCTGCGGGTCACGCGGGTGTTTCTGGCCGCGACCCTGTCGGCGGGCCTGGAATACCGCATCAACTTCGTGGCAGCGCTGCTCAGCTCGCTGGGTAACTCGGCCGTGGCGCTGCTGGGCCTGAGCCTGTTCTACTCACGCTCCGGCGGCGGCACGCTCGGCGGCTGGAGTTACCCGCAGGCGCTGCTGGTGGTGGGCTTCTTCATGCTGGCGCAGGGCTTTATCAGCGTGGTGCTGCAGCCGAACCTCAACAAGATCGCGGAGGCGATCCGCACCGGCACCATGGACTTCACGCTGCTCAAGCCCATCGACGCGCAGTGGAGCGTCTCGACCCGCAACCTGAACCTGCTGCGGCTGGGCGACGTGCTGGTGGGGGTGGCCATCCTGATCTGGGCGCTGCTCCAGCTGGACGGGGTGCGGCTGGGCGGCGTGCTGCTCTCCGCGCTGCTGTTCTTCTGCGCGCTGATGTCGGTGTACAGCGTGTGGTTTATGCTCTCCACCACGGCGTTCTGGCTGGTCAAGACCGAGAACATCACCGAACTGTTCAACGGCGTGTTCGGGGCGGCCCGCTTTCCGGTGGCCGCCTTTCCGGCCCCGGTGCAGCTGGCGCTGACCTTCGTGATTCCGGTGGCCTTCGTGACCACCGTTCCGGCCCAGGCCGTGACCGGCAGCCTGTCGCCCACTCTGGGCCTGCTGGCCCCGCTGATCGCCCTGCTGCTGTTCCTGGGCAGCCGGCTGTTCTGGCGGCACGCGCTCGCCAGCTACACCTCGGCCAGCAGCTGA
- a CDS encoding ABC transporter ATP-binding protein gives MSVPIDVRHLSVRFGARTVLDNLNFSAAPGELVSLIGASGGGKTTLLRVLAGLQAPAGGEVQLPAPSRVRVMFQEDRLLPWLNVLDNVTLGLGRNAHDHAREVLAEVGLGDRERDYPAQLSGGQRQRVALARALAHRPDLLLLDEPFGALDALTRAGMHRLLERLWQELNFTAVLVTHDIDEALLLSDRVVVLEGGRIAQAAPVPAVRPRVRRDPLLLDLRETLEQHFSAHTTPLQPGSRSSISVATPANPSSR, from the coding sequence ATGAGCGTTCCGATCGACGTCCGTCACCTGAGCGTCCGGTTCGGCGCCCGCACCGTGCTGGACAACCTGAACTTCAGCGCCGCGCCGGGCGAACTGGTGAGCCTGATCGGGGCCAGCGGCGGCGGCAAGACCACCCTGCTGCGCGTGCTGGCCGGACTGCAGGCGCCGGCGGGCGGCGAGGTTCAGCTGCCGGCGCCGTCGCGGGTGCGGGTGATGTTCCAGGAAGACCGGCTGCTCCCCTGGCTGAATGTGCTGGACAACGTGACGCTGGGGCTGGGCCGGAACGCCCACGACCATGCCCGGGAGGTGCTGGCCGAGGTGGGGCTGGGTGACCGCGAGCGAGATTACCCGGCCCAGCTGTCCGGCGGGCAGCGGCAGCGGGTGGCGCTGGCCCGCGCCCTGGCCCACCGCCCGGACCTGCTGCTGCTTGACGAGCCGTTCGGCGCACTGGACGCCCTGACCCGCGCCGGCATGCACCGCCTGCTGGAGCGACTGTGGCAGGAGCTGAACTTCACGGCGGTGCTGGTGACGCACGACATTGACGAGGCGCTGCTGCTCTCCGACCGGGTGGTGGTGCTGGAGGGGGGCCGGATTGCCCAGGCCGCCCCGGTGCCCGCGGTCCGGCCGCGGGTGCGCCGCGACCCGCTGCTGCTGGACCTGCGCGAGACGCTGGAGCAGCACTTCAGCGCGCATACCACGCCGCTTCAGCCGGGCAGTCGC
- a CDS encoding aliphatic sulfonate ABC transporter substrate-binding protein: MPRPLVSTLLTASLLTLTSASAVNFNIGYQKGGLPALLKARGILDAAKAQGITFTWSLFTAGPPLLEATSAGAVDFGGVGDAPGVFALAGGADLKYVAVTQSHSDKGEAILVPPGSSIKTVADLKGKRIGVARGSSAHYFLYNALKAAGLKLSDVQVVPLLPPDARPAFEGGNIDAWAIWDPYLTVALQGTQARVLRDHTGLPLSNGYYLTNSRVLKDPEKKRALQYLLNALYDTAGWANHNEAAVVDQLSADLGIPKSVLSVTVKKSLPFNIRSFTALDNRPLQQLGNAFADIGVLPSAPKLGTNTYASLPKFQGLDALKVSGGNK; this comes from the coding sequence ATGCCCAGACCCCTCGTGTCCACCCTGCTCACCGCCTCGCTGCTCACCCTGACCAGCGCGTCCGCCGTCAACTTCAACATCGGCTACCAGAAGGGCGGGCTGCCGGCCCTGCTCAAGGCCCGCGGCATCCTGGACGCGGCCAAGGCCCAGGGCATCACCTTCACCTGGAGCCTCTTCACCGCCGGCCCGCCGCTGCTGGAGGCCACCAGTGCCGGGGCCGTGGATTTTGGTGGCGTGGGCGACGCGCCGGGGGTGTTCGCGCTGGCGGGCGGCGCCGACCTGAAGTATGTGGCCGTGACCCAGTCGCACAGCGACAAGGGCGAGGCGATTCTGGTCCCGCCCGGGTCCAGCATCAAGACGGTGGCCGACCTGAAGGGCAAGCGGATCGGGGTGGCGCGCGGCTCCAGCGCCCACTACTTCCTGTACAACGCCCTGAAAGCTGCCGGCCTGAAGCTGAGCGACGTGCAGGTGGTGCCGCTGCTGCCTCCCGACGCCCGCCCCGCCTTCGAGGGCGGCAACATCGACGCGTGGGCCATCTGGGACCCGTACCTGACCGTCGCCCTGCAGGGCACCCAGGCGCGGGTGCTGCGGGACCATACGGGCCTGCCCCTCAGCAACGGCTACTACCTGACCAACAGCCGGGTGCTGAAGGACCCGGAAAAGAAGCGGGCGCTGCAGTATCTGCTCAACGCGCTGTACGACACCGCCGGGTGGGCCAACCACAACGAGGCGGCGGTGGTGGACCAGCTGAGCGCCGACCTGGGCATTCCGAAGTCGGTGCTGAGCGTGACGGTGAAGAAGAGCCTGCCGTTCAACATCCGCAGCTTCACGGCGCTGGACAACCGCCCGCTCCAGCAGCTCGGCAACGCCTTCGCCGACATCGGGGTGCTGCCCAGTGCGCCGAAGCTCGGCACGAACACCTACGCCAGCCTGCCGAAGTTCCAGGGTCTGGACGCCCTGAAGGTATCGGGAGGCAACAAGTGA
- a CDS encoding cation diffusion facilitator family transporter, with protein MNRTVRLALWSIVFGLLVLGLKFLAYLLTGSVALYSDALESIINVAAAVAAYIALQVSAKPADANHPYGHTKAEYFSAVVEGVLILLAALSILREAYSNFRHPAELQAPVLGLLINGGASVINLVWAAVLTRAGRTHRSPALLADGKHLYTDVFTSGGVLLGVALVAVTGWTVLDPVIAVLVSLNILWSGWGLMRDSVNGLMDEAAPSEVVARIRETISTHAEGAIEAHDLRTRLAGNVTFIEFHLVVPGHMEVEQAHVICDRIEDQLQHDVEGAVVTIHVEPEGKVKHTGVLVL; from the coding sequence GTGAACCGTACCGTTCGACTGGCGCTCTGGAGCATCGTCTTCGGCCTGCTGGTCCTGGGACTGAAATTTCTGGCGTACCTGCTCACTGGCAGCGTGGCGCTGTACTCCGACGCGCTGGAGAGCATCATCAACGTGGCGGCGGCGGTGGCCGCCTACATCGCCCTGCAGGTCAGCGCCAAGCCCGCCGACGCCAATCATCCGTACGGGCACACCAAGGCCGAGTACTTCAGCGCGGTGGTGGAGGGGGTGCTGATTCTGCTGGCGGCCCTGTCCATCCTGCGGGAGGCCTACAGCAACTTCCGACACCCGGCCGAACTTCAGGCGCCGGTGCTGGGCCTGCTGATCAACGGTGGGGCGTCGGTCATCAACCTGGTGTGGGCCGCGGTGCTGACCCGGGCGGGCCGCACCCACCGCTCCCCCGCCCTGCTGGCCGACGGCAAGCACCTGTACACCGACGTGTTCACGTCCGGCGGCGTGCTGCTGGGCGTGGCGCTGGTGGCCGTGACCGGCTGGACGGTGCTGGACCCGGTGATCGCGGTGCTGGTGTCGCTGAACATCCTGTGGTCCGGCTGGGGCCTGATGCGCGACAGCGTGAACGGCCTGATGGACGAGGCCGCCCCCAGCGAGGTGGTGGCCCGCATCCGCGAGACCATCAGCACGCACGCGGAAGGGGCCATCGAGGCGCATGACCTGCGGACCCGGCTGGCGGGTAACGTCACCTTCATTGAATTCCATCTGGTGGTGCCGGGCCACATGGAGGTGGAGCAGGCGCACGTGATCTGTGACCGCATCGAGGACCAGCTCCAGCACGACGTGGAGGGCGCGGTGGTGACCATCCACGTGGAGCCGGAGGGCAAGGTCAAACACACCGGCGTCCTGGTGCTGTAG
- a CDS encoding LLM class flavin-dependent oxidoreductase: MSELDLIAQTPQIYWFIPSSGDGARLGRPSRPASFSYLSGVAQAADTLGFDGVLLPTGGVNEDTLVLASALSSITRQLRFLVALRPGLISPIQAARQTSSLDRISNGRINLNIVTGSGQRDFEGLALDHKDRYALTNEWLTAFRQAFSGEEVNLDGQHLQVVSGKSLVPSVQRPYPPIYFGGSSPEALDVAGEHVDVYLTWGERPAQVAEKLGEVRAAAARRGRKVRFGLRAHIIVRETEEEAWADAERLLEGVSPEAIEAAQKAFAASDSVGQRRMAALHGGSRDSLRIGRNLWAGVGLLRGGAGTAFVGNPENVAAALREYQALGVDTFVLSGYPHLEEAYRTAELLFPVLGKHSPLLQPRQAHEQQAAALEGQRLGRFTSI, from the coding sequence ATGAGTGAACTCGACCTGATTGCCCAGACCCCGCAGATCTACTGGTTCATCCCGTCCAGCGGTGACGGTGCCCGGCTGGGCCGGCCCTCGCGCCCCGCCAGCTTCAGCTACCTGTCGGGCGTGGCGCAGGCCGCCGACACGCTGGGGTTCGACGGCGTGCTGCTGCCCACCGGCGGCGTCAACGAGGACACGCTGGTGCTCGCCTCGGCGCTCAGCAGCATCACCCGTCAGCTGCGCTTCCTGGTGGCGTTGCGCCCCGGCCTGATCTCGCCGATTCAGGCGGCGCGGCAGACCAGCAGCCTGGACCGCATCTCGAACGGGCGCATCAACCTGAACATCGTGACCGGCTCGGGCCAGCGCGACTTCGAGGGGCTGGCGCTCGACCACAAGGACCGCTACGCCCTGACGAACGAGTGGCTCACCGCCTTCCGGCAGGCGTTCAGTGGTGAGGAAGTGAACCTGGACGGCCAGCACCTGCAGGTCGTCAGTGGCAAGTCGCTGGTGCCGAGCGTCCAGCGGCCCTACCCGCCCATCTACTTCGGCGGCAGCAGCCCCGAGGCACTCGACGTGGCCGGAGAGCACGTGGACGTGTACCTGACCTGGGGCGAGCGCCCCGCCCAGGTGGCCGAGAAACTGGGCGAGGTGCGGGCGGCCGCCGCCCGGCGGGGCCGCAAGGTGCGCTTCGGGCTGCGGGCGCACATCATCGTCCGCGAAACGGAGGAGGAAGCCTGGGCCGACGCCGAGCGCCTGCTGGAGGGCGTGAGCCCCGAGGCCATCGAGGCGGCCCAGAAAGCCTTCGCCGCCTCGGATTCGGTGGGGCAGCGGCGAATGGCCGCCCTGCACGGCGGCTCGCGCGACAGCCTGCGGATCGGCCGCAACCTGTGGGCGGGCGTGGGCCTGCTGCGCGGCGGCGCCGGAACCGCCTTTGTGGGCAACCCGGAGAACGTGGCCGCCGCCCTGCGCGAGTACCAGGCGCTGGGGGTGGACACCTTCGTGCTGAGCGGCTACCCGCACCTGGAGGAGGCGTACCGCACCGCCGAACTGCTGTTCCCGGTGCTGGGCAAGCACAGCCCGCTGCTGCAGCCGCGCCAGGCGCACGAGCAGCAGGCCGCCGCCCTGGAAGGCCAGCGGCTGGGCCGCTTCACCTCGATCTGA
- a CDS encoding EamA family transporter: protein MPGLPTTSSRSPRSLTLPPVPSLLLAAVSIQGGAALAKTLFPLLGPMAVTSLRVLFAALILGVVWRPRLQHLHRTHWRALLPYGVALGLMNLSYYLALQRIPLGLTVTLEFVGPLGVAVLSSRRAQDFAWVALAAAGLLLIVPWPGHTSGLDLLGVLLALFAGVCWAGYILAGQRVAQRFPGPQGVAVGMGLAALVTLPFGLVSGSASGAWSHLSLGVLATAVGVAVLSSALPYSLEMGALRVLPARVFGVLMSLEPALAAVIGLVFLGEQLRGLQWVAIVCVMAASAGVTLSARPSTPPPVEV, encoded by the coding sequence GTGCCCGGCCTGCCCACCACCTCCAGCCGCTCTCCCCGCTCCCTGACCCTGCCGCCGGTGCCGTCGCTGCTGCTGGCCGCCGTCAGCATCCAGGGCGGCGCGGCGCTCGCCAAGACGCTGTTTCCGCTGCTGGGACCGATGGCCGTCACCAGCCTGCGGGTGCTGTTCGCGGCGCTGATCCTGGGCGTGGTGTGGCGGCCCCGGCTGCAGCACCTGCACCGCACCCACTGGCGGGCCCTGTTGCCGTACGGCGTGGCCCTGGGCCTGATGAACCTCAGCTATTACCTGGCGCTGCAGCGCATTCCGCTGGGCCTGACCGTGACGCTGGAGTTCGTGGGGCCGTTGGGGGTGGCGGTCCTGTCGTCGCGCCGGGCCCAGGACTTTGCCTGGGTGGCCCTGGCCGCCGCCGGGCTGCTCTTGATCGTGCCGTGGCCGGGGCACACCTCGGGCCTGGACCTGCTGGGCGTGCTGCTGGCGCTGTTTGCCGGGGTGTGCTGGGCCGGCTACATCCTGGCCGGGCAGCGGGTGGCCCAGCGCTTCCCGGGGCCGCAGGGCGTGGCGGTGGGCATGGGCCTCGCCGCCCTCGTCACCCTGCCGTTCGGGCTGGTCAGCGGGTCCGCCAGCGGCGCGTGGAGCCACCTGAGCCTGGGCGTGCTGGCGACTGCCGTGGGGGTGGCGGTGCTGAGCAGCGCCCTGCCCTACTCGCTGGAGATGGGCGCTCTGCGGGTGCTGCCGGCCCGGGTGTTCGGGGTGCTGATGAGTCTGGAGCCGGCGCTGGCGGCGGTCATCGGGCTGGTGTTCCTGGGAGAGCAGCTGAGGGGCCTGCAGTGGGTGGCGATCGTCTGCGTGATGGCCGCTTCGGCGGGCGTGACCCTGAGCGCCCGGCCCAGCACGCCGCCGCCCGTCGAGGTATAG